Proteins encoded by one window of Cannabis sativa cultivar Pink pepper isolate KNU-18-1 chromosome 4, ASM2916894v1, whole genome shotgun sequence:
- the LOC115713842 gene encoding dimethylnonatriene synthase-like: MDDHSFPFKTLFLTLMLALLTFLLINSTFKTFLKHPNKKNTNKKSVQSLPEPSGVLPIIGHLHLLNGQKPVARILGAMADQYGPIYSLRLGQYRALVLSNWELVKESLTKNDRLFANRPNIAIGKYVLYDSAAFAVSSYGQYWRELRKLATLQLLSIHRIELLQHVRVAEINSFLKNLNTKNNVILPLSELLEQLTFNINVRLIAGKRFSPETFEEKTTEVFRFKEAIKEALHLAGVFVWSDVIPWLEFLDVHGHVRAMKRTFKELDLVMGNWLEEHREARANNSDDNNGGDLMDVMLSNLTEDDAVLSGYSRDTVIKATSLILILTGTESTAVTLTWTISLLLNHPNVLKAAQEELDTHVGRERWVQESDIPNLKFLQSIVKETLRLYPPGPLTGPREATQDCYIGGHCVPVGTRLIVNLWKLQRDPRMWSDPLEFLPERFMTTHADLNFRGQNFEYIPFSAGRRSCPGVSLGLAVVQLVLARIVQGFDLKNKDDSPVDMSEGLGIALPKLTPLEVRLVPRLSPQLYESL, encoded by the exons ATGGATGATCACTCTTTTCCTTTCAAAACATTATTCTTAACACTCATGTTGGCTCTCTTAACTTTCCTACTCATAAATTCTACTTTCAAAACATTTCTAAAACacccaaacaaaaaaaataccaataaaaaaaGTGTACAATCACTCCCTGAACCATCAGGGGTGTTGCCAATCATAGGCCACCTTCATCTTCTGAATGGTCAAAAACCAGTGGCCCGAATACTCGGAGCCATGGCTGACCAATACGGCCCAATCTACTCACTAAGGCTCGGTCAGTACCGAGCCTTAGTGCTGAGCAATTGGGAGTTAGTAAAAGAAAGCTTAACAAAAAACGATAGGCTTTTCGCCAACAGACCAAACATTGCAATTGGAAAATACGTCTTATACGACAGTGCTGCTTTCGCTGTCTCCTCTTACGGCCAGTACTGGCGCGAGCTTCGCAAGCTCGCGACACTACAGCTGCTCTCGATTCACAGAATCGAGCTGCTTCAACACGTGAGAGTCGCCGAAATTAACtcctttttaaaaaatttaaataccaaaaataaTGTAATTCTTCCTCTAAGTGAGCTTTTAGAGCAACTTACGTTTAACATAAACGTGAGGCTGATCGCGGGCAAGCGATTTTCGCCGGAAACCTTTGAAGAGAAGACGACCGAGGTGTTTCGATTTAAGGAAGCTATTAAAGAAGCTTTGCATTTGGCTGGGGTTTTTGTGTGGTCAGATGTGATTCCTTGGCTTGAATTTTTGGATGTTCATGGACATGTTAGGGCAATGAAAAGGACTTTTAAGGAGCTTGATTTGGTCATGGGGAATTGGCTGGAAGAACATCGTGAAGCTAGAGCTAATAATAGTGATGATAACAATGGTGGTGATCTTATGGATGTTATGTTATCGAACCTTACTGAGGATGATGCAGTGTTGTCTGGTTATAGCCGTGATACTGTTATCAAAGCCACTTCAttg ATTCTCATCCTAACTGGGACAGAAAGCACAGCTGTTACACTAACATGGACAATCTCATTACTACTTAACCACCCAAATGTTTTGAAAGCTGCCCAAGAAGAATTAGACACTCATGTAGGAAGAGAAAGATGGGTACAAGAATCTGATATTCCCAATCTCAAATTTCTTCAATCTATTGTGAAAGAAACTTTACGCTTGTACCCACCGGGCCCATTAACAGGCCCGCGTGAGGCCACACAAGATTGTTACATTGGTGGACACTGTGTCCCCGTTGGCACTCGCTTGATTGTCAACCTATGGAAATTACAGCGGGATCCGCGCATGTGGTCGGATCCCCTAGAGTTTCTTCCTGAAAGGTTCATGACCACTCATGCGGATTTGAACTTTCGAGGGCAGAATTTCGAGTATATTCCTTTTAGCGCAGGAAGGAGATCGTGTCCCGGGGTGTCACTTGGTTTGGCTGTAGTTCAATTGGTGTTAGCTCGAATTGTTCAAGGATTCGACTTGAAAAACAAGGATGATTCGCCTGTGGATATGAGTGAAGGCTTGGGCATTGCTTTGCCAAAGCTTACTCCTCTTGAAGTTCGTTTGGTTCCTCGCCTTAGTCCTCAACTTTATGAATCACTTTAA